In bacterium, a genomic segment contains:
- a CDS encoding O-antigen ligase family protein, whose amino-acid sequence MISCNIKREKWIATCNYVMLAGLVIYSLSAVVSTSGSIGGVILAFLGWITRMILTKRFEAKGVALNWPIVTLLVVLLVSTLISPLPLFQGLDKIRSLGEKILLYYLVIYGMRSKQDIKWLLFCLITSLCLLSGYEIVSLMWHFSPEKYLVLTSNRGTGGGLGMVIPLVVALIFLIPLSWRIKKGLIISLVVMAICLILTSTRGAWLGNICALTFLGLFISRRILLGLGIVIIISLLFLPDQQKHRAVNMLNLQTNADRVCLWQNALVMIKKRPFLGHGPGGYQVFSPKYAPEGKEKFSFLLGQKHAHNIFLQLAVEAGIVGLLALSWLLVSAFRWAWIVFKEAETSFSKILALGILACLIDFLVHGMVDYTLSGQTGYLFWFYLGFLTWLGKNQRST is encoded by the coding sequence ATGATTAGCTGCAATATAAAAAGAGAAAAGTGGATAGCTACTTGTAATTACGTCATGTTAGCTGGACTAGTTATTTATAGCCTGAGTGCTGTTGTCTCAACCTCTGGATCAATAGGAGGAGTAATCCTTGCTTTTTTAGGCTGGATTACCAGGATGATCCTGACAAAAAGATTTGAGGCAAAGGGAGTGGCTTTGAACTGGCCTATCGTTACACTTTTAGTTGTACTCTTAGTCTCAACCTTGATCTCGCCACTACCGCTTTTTCAAGGTCTTGATAAGATTCGCTCTCTCGGGGAAAAGATTCTGCTTTATTACTTGGTTATTTACGGGATGAGAAGTAAACAAGATATTAAGTGGCTACTCTTTTGCTTGATTACAAGTTTATGCTTATTATCTGGATATGAGATAGTTTCGTTAATGTGGCATTTTTCGCCAGAAAAATATTTGGTTTTAACAAGTAACAGGGGGACCGGTGGTGGCTTGGGAATGGTTATTCCCTTGGTTGTAGCTCTTATTTTCCTTATCCCTTTATCTTGGAGGATAAAAAAGGGACTGATTATCTCCTTAGTGGTGATGGCTATCTGTCTTATCCTTACCTCTACTCGAGGAGCATGGCTGGGGAATATTTGCGCCTTGACCTTTTTAGGGTTATTTATATCCAGAAGAATACTTTTAGGCTTGGGTATAGTGATTATTATTTCGCTTTTATTCTTGCCTGATCAGCAGAAGCACCGAGCGGTAAACATGCTTAATCTTCAAACCAATGCAGATAGGGTATGTCTCTGGCAAAATGCCTTAGTCATGATAAAGAAACGACCATTTTTAGGTCATGGACCAGGAGGTTATCAAGTTTTTTCTCCAAAATATGCACCAGAGGGTAAAGAGAAATTTTCCTTTCTTTTGGGGCAAAAACATGCTCATAATATCTTTCTTCAGCTTGCGGTAGAAGCTGGAATAGTTGGGCTCTTAGCTCTCTCTTGGTTACTTGTTTCTGCTTTTAGATGGGCATGGATAGTATTTAAGGAAGCAGAAACATCCTTTTCTAAGATTTTGGCTTTAGGAATATTGGCTTGTCTAATAGATTTTCTTGTCCATGGGATGGTAGACTATACCCTATCTGGTCAAACAGGGTATTTATTTTGGTTTTATCTGGGGTTTTTAACCTGGCTGGGTAAAAACCAAAGGTCTACTTGA